A single genomic interval of Chryseobacterium paludis harbors:
- the bioB gene encoding biotin synthase BioB has translation MDKKTELRNDWTKQEIEEIFNQPLMELIYKAATVHREWHNPEEIQISTLLSIKTGGCVEDCSYCGQAARYHTNIKVQALLPTEKVIEHAQKAKDSGSSRFCMAAAWREVRNNRDFDRVIDMVKGVNELGLEVCCTLGMLTEEQAIRLQEAGLYAYNHNLDTSEQYYEEIISTRTFDNRINTINNVRNAGITVCSGGIIGLGETNGDRISMLLTLATMPRHPESVPINALARVPGTPLENNPKVDTWEMVRMIATARIVMPSSMVRLSAGRIEMTESEQAWCFMAGANSIFTGERETLLVTPNPGVSEDMQMLNNLGLKPKKRAEEVWMNSL, from the coding sequence ATGGATAAAAAAACAGAACTTAGAAATGACTGGACCAAACAGGAAATAGAAGAGATATTTAATCAGCCTTTAATGGAGCTTATTTACAAGGCGGCTACTGTACATCGCGAATGGCATAATCCGGAAGAAATACAGATATCTACTTTATTATCTATTAAAACAGGAGGTTGTGTGGAAGACTGTTCCTACTGTGGACAGGCAGCACGTTATCATACCAATATCAAAGTACAGGCTTTATTGCCTACAGAAAAAGTAATTGAACATGCCCAGAAAGCAAAAGACTCAGGCTCTTCAAGATTCTGTATGGCTGCCGCATGGCGTGAAGTTCGTAATAACCGTGATTTTGACCGGGTTATTGATATGGTAAAAGGGGTGAACGAATTGGGATTAGAGGTATGTTGTACACTAGGAATGCTCACAGAAGAACAGGCGATAAGACTTCAGGAAGCTGGATTATATGCTTACAATCATAATCTGGATACATCCGAACAATATTACGAAGAAATCATTTCTACCCGAACATTTGACAATAGAATTAACACGATCAATAACGTTAGAAACGCAGGAATTACAGTATGTTCCGGAGGAATTATAGGTCTTGGAGAAACCAATGGTGATCGTATTTCCATGTTATTGACATTGGCAACAATGCCCAGACACCCGGAATCAGTTCCAATTAACGCTTTAGCGAGAGTACCTGGAACGCCTCTTGAAAACAATCCAAAAGTAGATACCTGGGAAATGGTAAGAATGATCGCTACCGCAAGAATTGTCATGCCTTCATCAATGGTTCGTTTAAGTGCCGGCCGAATCGAAATGACAGAATCTGAACAGGCATGGTGTTTTATGGCCGGAGCCAACTCAATTTTTACAGGAGAAAGAGAAACGTTACTAGTAACACCAAATCCAGGCGTATCTGAAGATATGCAGATGCTGAATAATCTGGGGCTGAAACCAAAGAAAAGAGCAGAAGAAGTTTGGATGAACAGTTTATAA
- the bioD gene encoding dethiobiotin synthase translates to MKLFITGIGTEIGKTVCSAILTQHFKADYWKPIQSGDLHNTDSMKIKDWVGSGVVCHPETYRLQLAASPHQSAAEEGIQIRVDDFQLPETSNSLIVEGAGGLMVPVSDNELMIDLIEKLRLPVVLVVRNYLGCINHTLLSIMALKEKGLLLEYLILNGEFPPDTERIILNYTNKKTKIIRVPDVDFITKEKIELIANNLQNG, encoded by the coding sequence ATGAAATTATTTATCACCGGAATAGGAACCGAAATAGGAAAAACCGTTTGTTCCGCTATTTTAACTCAACATTTTAAAGCAGATTATTGGAAACCAATACAATCGGGAGACCTTCATAACACGGACAGTATGAAAATCAAAGATTGGGTAGGAAGCGGGGTAGTCTGTCATCCTGAAACCTATCGTTTACAATTGGCCGCATCACCCCATCAATCTGCTGCGGAGGAAGGAATACAAATTCGGGTTGATGATTTTCAATTACCGGAAACATCAAATTCTCTTATTGTAGAAGGAGCTGGGGGATTGATGGTTCCCGTCTCAGATAATGAATTAATGATTGATCTCATCGAAAAGTTAAGACTTCCAGTGGTCTTGGTCGTCAGAAATTATCTGGGATGTATCAACCATACTTTATTATCAATAATGGCATTGAAAGAAAAAGGATTATTGCTCGAATACTTAATCCTAAACGGAGAATTTCCTCCTGATACTGAAAGAATAATACTCAATTACACGAATAAAAAAACAAAAATAATCAGAGTTCCGGATGTAGATTTTATTACAAAGGAAAAAATAGAATTAATCGCAAACAATTTACAAAATGGATAA
- a CDS encoding helix-turn-helix domain-containing protein, with amino-acid sequence MEDLNFESNSLLELYTHLNLTVNLIDATEGFSVFNLKDIGFKLPYQSTSYRPNFFSFLFIKDGSGHYTIDEYTFEVKPHSVYFTNPSNYRTFGWDKIEEIYLITFDETFLKKYISKEIFDYFPFLLTEKIKPKTVTDEFYEKAEHIYLQIHSEYMTNSSEKYKIIGHLLAVLFYRIKEYFWQDYDPIYEGNRSSQIVKSFKQLLEKHYRDLSSDQVETVFRVQDYANAQNLHPNYLSSVIKTKTGKPIATWIAEKTISEAKSLLKNSSISIKEITYKLGFSETAHFSNYFKKHTHTTPVQYRKELKVK; translated from the coding sequence ATGGAAGATCTTAATTTTGAATCCAATTCATTACTTGAATTATATACTCATTTAAACCTGACGGTAAACCTGATTGATGCCACGGAGGGATTTTCTGTTTTTAATTTAAAAGATATTGGTTTTAAACTTCCTTATCAATCAACTTCCTACCGTCCGAACTTTTTTTCCTTTCTGTTTATAAAAGATGGTTCCGGACATTATACGATCGATGAATATACATTTGAAGTAAAACCTCATTCTGTATATTTTACAAACCCCAGCAACTACAGGACTTTTGGATGGGATAAAATTGAAGAGATCTACCTGATCACCTTTGATGAAACCTTTCTGAAAAAGTATATCAGCAAAGAAATCTTCGATTATTTTCCTTTTTTATTGACTGAAAAGATCAAACCTAAAACCGTTACAGATGAATTCTATGAAAAAGCAGAGCATATCTATCTTCAGATTCACTCTGAATATATGACCAATTCTTCAGAGAAGTATAAAATTATCGGTCATTTACTTGCTGTTTTATTTTATAGGATAAAAGAATATTTCTGGCAGGATTACGATCCTATTTATGAAGGTAACAGAAGTTCACAGATTGTAAAATCCTTCAAACAGCTTTTAGAAAAACATTATCGGGACTTAAGCTCAGATCAGGTAGAAACAGTCTTCAGAGTCCAGGATTATGCCAACGCACAAAATCTACATCCTAACTATCTAAGTTCTGTTATTAAAACCAAAACAGGAAAACCTATTGCTACATGGATTGCTGAAAAGACAATTTCTGAAGCTAAATCTTTATTAAAAAACTCTAGCATATCCATTAAGGAAATCACATATAAACTTGGGTTTTCTGAAACAGCCCACTTCAGCAATTACTTTAAGAAACATACCCATACTACACCAGTTCAATATCGAAAAGAACTGAAAGTAAAGTAA
- the bioA gene encoding adenosylmethionine--8-amino-7-oxononanoate transaminase, translating to MDNELKKRDRAVNWHPYTQMKTADDAIPIIRGKGVYLYDNEGKKYIDAVSSWWVTLHGHSNPYIAQRVFNQLNTLEQVIFAGFTHEPAIQLSENLLNLLPENQGKVFYSDNGSTAVEVALKMCIQYAYNQEKAKTKILAFKDAYHGDTFGAMSVSGRSVWTQPFGDMLFEVIFIETPNSENLEALKDQIEHIADEVACFIYEPLIQGAAGMLMHSPEDLSELMKFCRAKEIIMIQDEVFTGFGRTGKLFAANHLSEKPDIMCFSKGLTGGTMPMGITTCSGEIFSAFLSDDKYKTLFHGHSFTANPLACTAALASMELLLQENTQFAIQRISKQHTDFTKILSQHHLVKNVRQTGTILAWELSTDHETSYFNEIGKKVYDEFLSRGIIMRPLGNVMYLVPPYCITSEELDFIYTNIVEVLNLFLKQK from the coding sequence ATGGACAACGAATTAAAAAAAAGAGACCGGGCTGTCAACTGGCATCCGTATACTCAGATGAAAACGGCTGATGATGCTATTCCTATCATCAGGGGAAAAGGAGTATACCTTTATGATAATGAAGGAAAAAAATATATTGATGCAGTTTCTTCATGGTGGGTTACCTTACACGGACACTCCAATCCATATATTGCTCAACGTGTATTTAACCAGCTGAATACCTTAGAGCAGGTTATTTTTGCAGGTTTTACTCATGAACCGGCTATACAGCTTTCGGAAAATTTACTAAACCTGCTTCCTGAAAATCAAGGGAAAGTTTTCTACTCGGATAATGGATCAACGGCTGTAGAAGTAGCATTAAAAATGTGTATCCAATATGCTTATAATCAAGAAAAAGCAAAAACGAAAATACTGGCTTTTAAAGATGCTTATCATGGGGATACTTTCGGTGCCATGTCTGTAAGTGGAAGAAGTGTATGGACGCAGCCTTTTGGAGACATGTTGTTTGAAGTTATCTTTATTGAAACTCCTAATTCTGAAAATCTCGAAGCATTAAAAGATCAGATTGAACATATCGCTGATGAAGTGGCATGTTTTATCTATGAACCTTTAATACAGGGAGCAGCAGGAATGCTTATGCATTCTCCGGAAGACCTGAGTGAATTGATGAAGTTTTGCAGGGCAAAAGAAATTATTATGATTCAGGATGAAGTTTTTACAGGATTCGGAAGAACCGGAAAGCTGTTTGCGGCAAACCATCTTTCCGAAAAACCTGATATTATGTGTTTTTCAAAAGGATTAACAGGCGGTACCATGCCAATGGGTATAACCACTTGTTCAGGTGAGATCTTTAGTGCGTTTTTATCTGATGACAAATATAAAACGCTATTTCATGGTCATTCATTTACGGCCAATCCTCTGGCATGTACTGCAGCATTAGCCAGTATGGAACTTTTATTACAGGAAAATACGCAATTTGCGATACAGAGAATAAGTAAACAACATACTGATTTTACAAAAATCCTTAGTCAGCACCATCTTGTTAAAAATGTACGTCAGACTGGAACCATTTTAGCCTGGGAATTGAGTACAGATCATGAGACTTCTTATTTTAATGAAATAGGAAAGAAGGTGTATGATGAGTTTTTATCAAGAGGAATTATTATGCGCCCGCTTGGAAATGTAATGTACCTGGTTCCTCCATATTGTATCACTTCTGAAGAGCTGGATTTCATCTATACAAATATCGTAGAAGTCCTTAACCTATTTCTAAAACAGAAATAG